A genomic region of Pseudomonas sp. MPC6 contains the following coding sequences:
- a CDS encoding acyl-CoA dehydrogenase family protein → MWSYQAPLRDMRFVLEHWLQAPEAWRRSSVFEALDLPLAVQVLEEAGRFSSGILAPLNSIGDRQGCRLAEGRVTTPDGFADAYRAYVEGGWPALACAEALGGQGLPQVLDAALQEMLYASNHAWAMYTGIAHGAYLCLKTHAAAWLQERYLPGIISGETLATMCLTEPQAGSDVGLLRCRAEPQDDGSYRLSGNKLFISGGEHDLTNNILHLVLARVPGAPTGSHGISLFLVPKLLNQGQANGVACDGIEHKMGIRGSSTCSLVFEAAQGWLIGEVNRGLKAMFVMMNSARLHVGLQGLGHSEAAWQNCRSYASERQQMRAPLRPAGVVAQAADPIHYHPAMRRVLLELRATSEGMRAIGYWVAHLLDQAEHDPQLLARQQAGQLAQLLTPIIKAFFTEQGFRQASNALQVFGGYGYVTEFAIEQTLRDSRIAMIYEGSNEIQANDLLLRKVLGDQGQAFDLLLAQLREESRLGAEMPQCAGYAAQLVTLCGALHVLVGEVRELSLEDVEYPYRAAGNFLQLCGLTLLALAWARAARVSRQLPEDDPLRAVKLETAGFFFSYLLPQAEQHMAAVRGARARLAFI, encoded by the coding sequence ATGTGGAGCTATCAGGCGCCCTTGCGCGATATGCGATTTGTTCTTGAACACTGGCTGCAGGCGCCCGAAGCGTGGCGTCGGAGTTCGGTATTCGAGGCGCTGGATTTGCCGCTGGCCGTGCAGGTGCTGGAGGAAGCTGGGCGTTTCAGCAGTGGCATCCTGGCGCCATTAAACAGCATTGGCGATCGCCAGGGTTGCCGTTTGGCTGAGGGACGGGTCACCACTCCGGATGGCTTTGCCGACGCGTATCGGGCCTATGTCGAAGGCGGTTGGCCGGCCCTGGCCTGTGCCGAAGCGCTGGGTGGACAAGGCTTGCCGCAAGTGCTCGACGCGGCGCTGCAAGAGATGCTTTACGCCAGCAACCACGCTTGGGCCATGTACACCGGCATCGCCCACGGCGCCTATCTGTGTTTGAAGACCCACGCAGCCGCGTGGCTGCAGGAGCGCTATCTTCCCGGGATAATTAGTGGCGAAACCTTGGCCACCATGTGCCTGACTGAGCCCCAGGCTGGCAGTGATGTCGGCCTGCTACGCTGTCGCGCCGAACCTCAGGACGACGGCAGTTATCGGCTCAGCGGCAACAAGCTGTTTATCTCGGGCGGCGAGCACGACCTCACCAACAACATCCTGCATCTGGTGCTGGCTCGCGTGCCGGGAGCGCCAACTGGCAGCCACGGGATTTCGCTGTTCCTGGTGCCGAAGTTATTGAATCAAGGTCAGGCCAACGGCGTGGCCTGCGACGGTATCGAGCACAAGATGGGGATTAGGGGCAGTTCCACCTGTTCTCTGGTGTTCGAGGCGGCCCAGGGCTGGTTGATTGGCGAGGTCAATCGTGGCTTGAAGGCGATGTTCGTGATGATGAATTCAGCACGTCTTCACGTAGGTCTGCAAGGCCTGGGGCACAGCGAAGCGGCCTGGCAGAACTGCCGTAGCTACGCCAGTGAACGCCAGCAGATGCGCGCACCGTTAAGACCGGCCGGGGTCGTGGCGCAGGCAGCCGACCCGATCCACTACCATCCGGCAATGCGCCGCGTCCTGCTCGAATTACGCGCCACCAGCGAAGGCATGCGTGCTATCGGCTATTGGGTCGCACACCTGTTGGACCAGGCCGAACATGACCCGCAGCTACTGGCTCGGCAACAAGCCGGGCAACTGGCGCAACTGCTAACGCCGATCATTAAGGCGTTTTTCACCGAACAGGGTTTTCGCCAGGCCAGCAACGCCTTGCAGGTGTTTGGCGGTTACGGTTACGTCACCGAATTTGCCATCGAGCAAACCCTGCGCGACAGCCGTATCGCCATGATTTACGAAGGTAGCAACGAGATTCAGGCCAATGACCTGCTACTACGCAAGGTATTGGGCGACCAGGGCCAGGCTTTTGACCTGTTGTTGGCGCAATTGCGCGAGGAGTCCAGGCTGGGCGCCGAAATGCCACAGTGCGCTGGCTACGCTGCGCAACTGGTAACCCTGTGTGGTGCGCTTCACGTGCTGGTTGGCGAGGTGCGTGAGCTATCACTCGAAGATGTCGAGTACCCATATCGAGCTGCAGGGAATTTCCTTCAGCTTTGCGGCCTGACCTTGCTTGCGCTGGCCTGGGCACGGGCGGCTCGGGTCTCGCGGCAATTGCCTGAGGACGATCCACTGCGCGCCGTCAAACTGGAAACCGCCGGGTTTTTTTTCAGCTACCTGTTGCCCCAGGCCGAGCAGCACATGGCTGCGGTGCGTGGGGCGCGAGCAAGGTTGGCGTTTATTTAA
- the pobA gene encoding 4-hydroxybenzoate 3-monooxygenase, which produces MKTQVAIIGAGPSGLLLGQLLHRAGIDNVIIERKNPEYILSRIRAGVLEQGMVDLLREAGVSERMDANGLVHDGFELAFDGRCEHIDLKQLTGGKTVMVYGQTEVTRDLMEARAAAGAMTVYDADNVHPHDMKSDSPYVTFERNGEIVRLDCDYIAGCDGFHGVSRQSIPAEALKVFERVYPFGWLGILADTPPVHEELVYANHERGFALCSMRSKTRTRYYVQVGTEEKLEDWPDERFWDELKLRLPAHLADQLVTGPSIEKSIAPLRSFVVEPMQYGRLFLLGDAAHIVPPTGAKGLNLAASDVSTLYRILLKVYGEGRTDLLEKYSQICLRRVWKAERFSWWMTSLLHRFPDTDAFGLRMQQTELDYFVGSPAGRQSIAENYVGLPYEAIE; this is translated from the coding sequence ATGAAAACTCAAGTCGCCATCATCGGCGCTGGCCCCTCCGGCTTGCTGCTCGGTCAATTGCTGCATCGCGCCGGCATCGACAACGTCATCATCGAACGCAAGAACCCGGAGTACATCCTTTCGCGAATTCGTGCGGGTGTGCTGGAGCAAGGCATGGTCGATCTGTTGCGCGAGGCTGGCGTCAGTGAACGCATGGATGCCAATGGTCTGGTGCACGACGGTTTCGAACTGGCCTTCGATGGACGTTGTGAACACATTGACCTCAAACAGCTGACCGGCGGCAAGACCGTGATGGTCTACGGTCAGACCGAAGTGACCCGTGACTTGATGGAGGCCCGCGCAGCCGCAGGAGCCATGACCGTCTACGACGCCGACAACGTGCACCCTCACGACATGAAGAGTGACAGCCCTTACGTCACCTTTGAGCGTAACGGCGAGATCGTACGCCTGGACTGCGATTACATTGCCGGTTGCGACGGGTTCCATGGTGTCTCGCGACAGTCCATACCGGCAGAAGCCCTAAAGGTGTTCGAGCGCGTCTACCCCTTTGGCTGGCTCGGTATCCTCGCCGACACCCCGCCCGTCCACGAGGAGCTGGTCTACGCCAACCATGAGCGCGGCTTCGCCTTGTGCAGCATGCGCTCGAAAACTCGTACCCGTTATTACGTGCAAGTGGGGACCGAGGAAAAACTCGAAGACTGGCCCGATGAGCGCTTCTGGGACGAACTCAAACTGCGCCTGCCAGCGCACCTCGCCGACCAGTTGGTGACCGGCCCCTCCATTGAAAAAAGTATCGCGCCGCTGCGCAGTTTCGTCGTGGAACCCATGCAATATGGCCGCCTGTTCCTGCTGGGTGATGCGGCTCACATCGTCCCGCCGACCGGTGCCAAGGGCCTTAATCTCGCCGCCAGCGATGTCAGCACACTGTATCGAATTTTGCTCAAGGTCTATGGCGAGGGTCGCACCGATCTGCTAGAGAAATACTCGCAAATCTGCCTGCGCCGAGTGTGGAAAGCCGAGCGCTTTTCCTGGTGGATGACCTCGTTGTTACACCGGTTCCCAGACACCGATGCCTTCGGCCTGCGTATGCAGCAAACCGAGCTCGACTACTTCGTCGGTTCGCCCGCCGGGCGCCAGAGCATTGCCGAGAATTACGTCGGCCTACCCTACGAAGCCATAGAGTAA
- a CDS encoding helix-turn-helix domain-containing protein codes for MSVPVFKLYGETTVWPTPDLLHCESIPERSQLHSWEIKPHWHSDLVQLMYVQTGQAVLEVEDLITQVQGPALQVVPALSVHAFRFSEDIQGHVISLAMPLVEQLGASLDSTALNTPGCYLPGPESAYLDTLFAAISQEYSQDQPGRDPMLHSLITLLFVWLSRRSLVLSTPDTKLHERGREHLQGFTRALELRFREHLPIEQYAAALGISAAHLNALCRRLCGQSALAMINQRLLLEAKRNLVYTAMTVNQVSDSLGFSEPAYFSRFFKRGTGQSPKQFRIQR; via the coding sequence ATGTCTGTTCCAGTGTTCAAACTCTATGGTGAGACCACGGTCTGGCCGACTCCTGATCTGCTGCATTGCGAGTCTATTCCCGAGCGCAGTCAGCTGCACAGTTGGGAAATAAAACCCCACTGGCACAGCGATCTGGTACAGCTGATGTATGTGCAGACGGGACAGGCTGTACTGGAAGTCGAAGACCTGATCACGCAAGTTCAAGGCCCGGCGTTACAGGTAGTGCCCGCATTGAGTGTGCACGCCTTCAGGTTTTCCGAGGATATCCAGGGCCATGTCATCAGTTTGGCCATGCCCTTGGTCGAGCAGCTCGGCGCTTCGCTGGACAGCACGGCGCTGAACACCCCGGGCTGTTATTTGCCTGGTCCTGAGTCTGCATACCTGGACACGCTGTTCGCCGCGATCAGTCAGGAATATAGCCAGGACCAACCTGGCCGCGATCCGATGTTGCACTCGTTGATCACGTTGCTGTTTGTCTGGCTCAGTCGTCGCAGCCTGGTGCTTTCAACGCCCGACACCAAACTCCATGAGCGTGGTCGAGAGCATCTGCAGGGCTTTACCCGAGCCTTGGAGTTACGCTTTCGCGAGCACCTGCCCATCGAGCAATATGCGGCGGCGCTGGGGATCAGCGCTGCTCACCTCAATGCCCTGTGTCGGCGCTTGTGTGGGCAATCGGCATTGGCGATGATCAACCAGCGACTGCTGCTCGAAGCCAAGCGCAATCTGGTGTACACGGCGATGACCGTTAATCAGGTGTCGGACAGCCTGGGTTTTTCCGAGCCTGCCTACTTCTCGCGCTTCTTCAAGCGCGGTACTGGGCAGTCACCGAAACAATTTCGCATCCAGCGTTAG
- the pcaQ gene encoding pca operon transcription factor PcaQ → MNIDTRIKFRHLLCFLEVARQGSLARASDKLAISQPALSKTLKELETLLATRLFTRSKSGAALTEAGVAFLRYAGPSVQALREGVNNLRSGEHAPITARLGVLSTVESLLVPEVICRLHARHPALVVSVVTGPSAYLLSQLRVGELDLVVGRMTDSPQILGLAFEHLYSESMTLVVRNGHPLLTDPQGHKRLEDYPLVLPLVGTTIRKFADSLFVQHDISPPRRRLETLSLTLSRRYVECSEAVWVAPLDAVRQDLSRGTLVELDLGIREPGGSVGMCSNPALHMPLATQWCVEVLREVGEEYREGRYP, encoded by the coding sequence GTGAATATCGATACCAGAATAAAATTTCGTCATTTGCTGTGTTTTCTCGAAGTGGCGCGCCAGGGAAGCCTGGCCCGTGCCTCGGATAAATTGGCAATCAGCCAGCCAGCGCTGTCCAAAACCCTCAAGGAACTGGAAACCTTGCTGGCCACCCGCTTGTTCACACGCAGCAAGAGCGGCGCCGCACTGACCGAAGCTGGGGTGGCTTTTTTGCGCTATGCCGGACCGAGCGTGCAAGCCCTGCGCGAAGGGGTCAATAACCTGCGTTCCGGTGAACATGCGCCGATCACTGCGCGGCTCGGCGTGCTGTCCACAGTGGAAAGCTTGCTGGTGCCGGAAGTCATCTGCCGCTTGCACGCCCGACATCCGGCCTTGGTCGTGAGCGTGGTGACCGGACCCAGCGCGTACCTGCTGTCGCAACTGCGCGTCGGTGAGCTGGATCTGGTGGTCGGGCGGATGACCGATAGCCCACAGATTCTTGGTCTCGCATTCGAGCATCTGTACAGCGAATCCATGACCCTGGTGGTGCGTAACGGCCATCCGCTGCTGACCGATCCCCAAGGTCACAAACGCCTTGAAGACTATCCGCTGGTGCTGCCATTGGTCGGGACGACGATCCGCAAGTTCGCCGACAGCCTGTTTGTGCAGCACGACATCAGCCCACCGCGCCGGCGTCTTGAAACCCTATCGCTGACCCTGAGTCGGCGTTACGTGGAGTGCAGTGAGGCGGTCTGGGTCGCGCCGTTGGATGCCGTCAGGCAAGACCTGAGCCGCGGTACATTGGTTGAGTTGGATTTGGGCATTCGTGAACCGGGCGGCTCGGTTGGCATGTGCAGCAACCCCGCGCTGCACATGCCACTGGCGACCCAATGGTGCGTGGAGGTGCTGCGCGAAGTGGGGGAGGAGTATCGCGAGGGTCGCTATCCATAA
- the pcaH gene encoding protocatechuate 3,4-dioxygenase subunit beta has protein sequence MSDADNARFVIRDRNWHPKALTPDYKTSILRSPRQALVSIPQSLSEITGPDFSHLKMGQHDNDLLLNFNHGGLPIGERIIVAGRVCDQYGKPIPHTLVEMWQANAGGRYRHKKDSYLAAIDPNFGGVGRALTDHDGNYSFRTVKPGPYPWRNGPNDWRPAHIHFSISGPSIATRLITQLYFEGDPLIPMCPIVKSIANPDAVQSLIAKLDMSMANPMDCLAYRFDIVLRGQRQTHFENC, from the coding sequence ATGTCTGATGCGGACAACGCCCGCTTCGTCATCCGTGACCGTAATTGGCATCCCAAGGCCTTGACCCCGGATTACAAAACTTCGATCTTGCGTTCCCCCCGGCAAGCCCTGGTCAGCATTCCTCAGTCTCTCTCGGAAATCACCGGGCCGGACTTTTCCCACCTGAAGATGGGCCAGCACGATAACGATCTGCTGCTCAACTTTAACCACGGTGGGCTGCCCATCGGCGAGCGCATCATCGTGGCCGGGCGGGTCTGTGACCAATACGGCAAGCCGATCCCCCACACCCTGGTCGAGATGTGGCAAGCAAATGCCGGTGGTCGCTACCGGCACAAGAAAGACAGCTACCTGGCAGCCATCGATCCGAATTTTGGTGGCGTTGGCCGGGCCTTGACCGACCACGACGGCAACTACAGTTTTCGCACGGTCAAACCTGGCCCGTACCCGTGGCGCAACGGACCCAATGACTGGCGGCCTGCGCACATTCACTTCTCGATCAGTGGCCCGTCTATTGCTACCCGCTTGATTACTCAGCTGTATTTTGAAGGCGACCCGCTGATCCCCATGTGCCCGATCGTCAAGTCGATCGCCAATCCGGATGCGGTGCAGAGCTTGATCGCCAAGCTCGACATGAGCATGGCCAATCCGATGGATTGCCTGGCTTATCGCTTTGATATCGTTTTGCGCGGTCAACGCCAGACCCATTTCGAAAACTGCTGA
- the pcaG gene encoding protocatechuate 3,4-dioxygenase subunit alpha produces MPVQLLPETPSQTAGPYVHIGLALEAAGNPPREQEIWNEMAKPGAPGEHILLVGNVYDGNGHLIRDSFLEFWQANHEGVYDVEYNLENPFNSFGRTATTDVGEWTLKTIKPGVVRNAAGVPMAAHINVSLFARGINIHLQTRLYFDDEVEANSLDPVLNLIEQPQRRESLIAKRCTVDGKLAYRFDIRVQGEAETVFFDF; encoded by the coding sequence ATGCCCGTTCAACTTTTACCAGAAACCCCTTCGCAAACGGCTGGCCCTTATGTACACATTGGCCTGGCGCTGGAGGCGGCTGGCAATCCGCCCCGCGAGCAGGAAATATGGAACGAGATGGCCAAACCCGGAGCGCCGGGCGAGCATATTCTGCTGGTGGGTAATGTCTATGACGGCAATGGCCACCTGATCCGTGACTCGTTCCTGGAGTTTTGGCAGGCCAACCACGAGGGTGTGTACGACGTCGAATACAACCTTGAAAACCCCTTCAATAGTTTTGGCCGGACCGCCACCACGGATGTCGGCGAGTGGACGTTGAAAACCATCAAGCCGGGCGTCGTTCGCAACGCAGCCGGTGTGCCCATGGCGGCGCATATTAATGTGTCGTTGTTTGCCCGTGGCATCAACATTCACTTGCAGACTCGCCTGTACTTCGACGATGAGGTCGAGGCCAATTCCCTCGACCCGGTGCTTAACCTGATCGAGCAGCCGCAACGTCGGGAAAGCTTGATCGCCAAGCGTTGCACCGTTGACGGCAAGCTGGCCTACCGCTTTGACATTCGTGTTCAAGGTGAGGCGGAAACAGTGTTCTTCGACTTCTAG
- a CDS encoding isocitrate dehydrogenase, with translation MSRTIAIIKGDGIGPEIMQATLRVLDALDCNLRYDFVEAGLEALQQHGQLMPPASIDTIAKHGIALKGPLTTPIGRGFSSINVHLRRHFDLYANVRPAISFPGTRSRFEDIDIITVRENTEGAYLPEGQSISEDGEVALASIRVTRTASERIVRYAFELARSKGRKKVTAVHKANIIKSCSGLFLEVAREVAADYPEIEFHEMIVDNACMQLVMNPHQFDVIVTTNLFGDILSDLCAGLVGGLGLAPGSNIGADAAIFEAVHGSAPDIAGKNIANPCALLLAAADMLDYLGMVDKGTRIRTAIRVVLKTARDQVTPDMGGSGTTESFADALVAYLRD, from the coding sequence ATGAGCAGAACAATCGCAATCATCAAGGGCGACGGCATCGGCCCCGAGATCATGCAAGCGACGCTACGCGTACTCGACGCCCTTGACTGCAATCTTCGCTACGACTTCGTTGAGGCCGGCCTGGAGGCGTTGCAGCAACATGGACAGCTGATGCCGCCCGCCTCTATCGATACGATCGCCAAACATGGCATCGCACTTAAAGGCCCGCTGACGACACCGATTGGCCGCGGGTTCTCATCGATCAACGTCCACCTGCGCCGCCATTTCGATCTCTACGCCAATGTCCGACCGGCGATCAGTTTCCCGGGGACCCGTTCGCGCTTCGAAGATATCGACATCATCACGGTGCGCGAAAATACCGAGGGGGCGTACTTACCCGAAGGACAGAGTATTTCCGAAGACGGCGAAGTCGCTTTGGCGAGCATTCGCGTAACACGCACAGCCTCCGAACGCATCGTGCGATACGCGTTCGAGCTGGCTCGTAGCAAAGGCCGCAAGAAAGTTACCGCGGTGCACAAGGCCAATATCATCAAGTCTTGCTCCGGTTTGTTTCTTGAGGTCGCGCGTGAGGTCGCTGCGGACTATCCGGAAATCGAATTCCACGAAATGATCGTCGATAACGCCTGTATGCAGTTGGTAATGAACCCCCATCAATTCGATGTCATTGTCACCACCAACCTGTTTGGCGACATCCTTTCAGACTTGTGCGCAGGCCTGGTGGGTGGATTGGGCTTGGCGCCCGGGTCGAACATCGGTGCCGATGCGGCCATCTTCGAAGCGGTCCACGGCTCGGCACCGGACATCGCTGGCAAGAACATCGCGAACCCTTGTGCATTGTTGTTGGCTGCCGCGGACATGCTTGATTATCTGGGCATGGTGGACAAGGGGACACGCATTCGTACCGCTATCCGCGTTGTCCTGAAAACCGCCCGCGATCAGGTGACACCGGACATGGGGGGAAGCGGAACGACCGAGTCCTTCGCTGACGCCCTGGTAGCCTACTTGCGTGACTAG
- a CDS encoding YoaK family protein encodes MPIKYVRSLTGRRRTTAANRHLGFALAFVAGAINAGGFLAVQQYTSHMTGIVSSMADNSVLGAYDLVLSGTGALLSFLVGAACSAVMVNYSRRRRMHSEFAVPLLVEAFLLICFGFLGARLSTVNGLFVSVTVMLLCFIMGLQNAVITKISKAEIRTTHITGIITDIGIELGKLFYWNAASPSTHPKVLANRTRLKILILLALNFFFGGVVGAFGFKHIGYISTVPLAMVLVTLAIVPAFDDVRLFVRRVMRK; translated from the coding sequence ATGCCGATCAAATATGTCAGGAGTCTCACCGGGCGAAGGCGTACCACCGCTGCAAACCGACATCTTGGGTTTGCCTTGGCCTTCGTCGCGGGAGCAATCAACGCTGGCGGTTTCCTGGCAGTGCAGCAGTACACCTCACACATGACCGGCATCGTCTCTTCGATGGCAGACAACAGTGTGCTGGGCGCCTACGACCTGGTGCTCAGTGGCACCGGCGCATTGTTGTCTTTTCTGGTTGGGGCTGCGTGCTCTGCGGTCATGGTCAATTACTCCCGACGCAGACGGATGCACAGTGAGTTTGCAGTGCCCCTTCTGGTCGAGGCCTTTCTGCTTATCTGCTTTGGCTTTCTGGGCGCCCGACTCTCCACAGTGAATGGTTTGTTCGTGTCAGTCACCGTGATGCTCCTGTGCTTCATCATGGGGCTACAAAACGCGGTGATCACCAAAATTTCAAAAGCCGAAATCCGCACGACACACATCACCGGCATCATCACGGACATCGGAATCGAGTTGGGAAAACTCTTTTACTGGAATGCCGCCAGCCCATCGACACACCCAAAAGTTCTCGCCAATCGGACCCGGCTCAAAATACTGATACTGCTGGCGCTGAATTTTTTCTTCGGCGGCGTGGTGGGGGCATTTGGGTTCAAGCACATTGGTTACATCTCAACGGTACCGCTCGCGATGGTTCTGGTGACGCTGGCAATCGTGCCTGCCTTTGATGACGTCAGGCTTTTTGTCCGCCGCGTCATGCGAAAGTGA
- a CDS encoding malic enzyme-like NAD(P)-binding protein — protein sequence MTTDFKQAALDYHEFPTPGKISIALTKPADTAAQLALAYSPGVAEPVREIAKDPENAYRYTGKGNLVAVITNGTAILGLGNLGPLASKPVMEGKALLFKRFAGIDSIDIEVNAESSQAFIETVVRIADTFGGINLEDIKAPECFEIEEALIEQCSIPVFHDDQHGTAIVTAAGMLNALEIQGKTLGNARIVCLGAGAAATACMRLLLSLGAQKSNLYMVDRVGVIHSAREGLNQYKAQFVNDGGPRTLMEAMTGADVFVGLSGANLLPAEALAAMAPDPIVFACSNPDPEISYELAMATRDDLIMATGRSDYPNQVNNVLGFPFIFRGTLDVRATRINEAMKIAAVEALRQLAKEPTPVQVLQAFNVDKLEFGRDYILPKALDARLLGAIAGAVAKAAIDTGVAKLHYPAHYPL from the coding sequence ATGACTACCGACTTCAAGCAGGCCGCACTGGATTACCACGAATTCCCAACCCCAGGAAAAATCAGCATCGCGCTGACCAAGCCCGCCGACACAGCCGCCCAACTCGCACTGGCCTACAGCCCAGGCGTAGCGGAGCCCGTACGCGAAATTGCGAAGGACCCGGAGAACGCTTACCGCTACACCGGTAAAGGAAATCTGGTGGCCGTGATCACCAACGGCACGGCCATTCTGGGCCTCGGCAATCTAGGCCCCTTGGCCAGCAAGCCGGTCATGGAAGGCAAAGCATTGCTGTTCAAGCGTTTCGCCGGAATCGATTCGATCGATATCGAAGTCAATGCCGAGAGCTCCCAGGCCTTTATCGAGACCGTCGTGCGCATTGCCGACACCTTTGGCGGCATCAACCTGGAAGACATCAAAGCGCCCGAGTGCTTTGAAATCGAAGAAGCACTGATCGAACAGTGCAGCATCCCAGTCTTCCATGACGACCAGCACGGTACGGCCATCGTCACGGCCGCCGGCATGCTCAATGCACTTGAGATCCAGGGCAAAACCCTGGGGAATGCGAGAATTGTTTGCCTCGGCGCCGGTGCCGCCGCCACTGCTTGCATGCGCCTGCTGCTTAGTCTCGGCGCTCAGAAAAGCAACCTGTACATGGTCGATCGTGTCGGTGTTATCCACTCCGCTCGGGAAGGCCTCAATCAATACAAAGCACAGTTCGTCAACGACGGTGGCCCTCGTACGCTGATGGAAGCCATGACCGGCGCTGACGTGTTTGTCGGCCTGTCTGGAGCCAATCTCCTCCCGGCAGAAGCATTGGCAGCGATGGCACCTGACCCGATCGTGTTTGCCTGCTCTAACCCGGACCCTGAAATCAGCTACGAGCTGGCCATGGCCACACGTGATGACCTGATCATGGCGACCGGTCGCTCTGATTACCCGAACCAGGTCAATAACGTCCTGGGCTTTCCGTTCATTTTCCGCGGAACGCTGGATGTTCGCGCAACCCGGATCAACGAAGCGATGAAAATTGCGGCGGTGGAAGCCCTGCGCCAATTGGCCAAGGAGCCGACACCGGTGCAAGTGCTGCAAGCATTCAACGTCGATAAACTTGAGTTTGGCCGCGATTACATTCTCCCCAAAGCGCTCGATGCTCGCCTGCTCGGAGCAATAGCCGGTGCTGTGGCCAAGGCCGCTATCGACACCGGCGTTGCAAAGCTGCATTACCCGGCGCACTACCCGCTTTAA